A genome region from Nicotiana tabacum cultivar K326 chromosome 13, ASM71507v2, whole genome shotgun sequence includes the following:
- the LOC107792534 gene encoding ubiquitin carboxyl-terminal hydrolase 26 isoform X4: protein MGHHRPNTRSKNKRNRPDDSAEATAEIFRNILSTSQVTEDDVNQLFMISKPACQGCRVNTKDNPNCFCGLIPPPNGSRKSGLWQKTSEVVNALGPDPSDDRRASPETPAGLTNLGATCYANSILQCLYMNKSFRKGVFSIEPDVLKQQPVLDQLARLFAKLHLSKMAYVDSAPFIQTLELDNGVQQDSHEFLTLLFSLLERCLSRSSVLKARTVVQDLFRGGVSHVTKCSKCGNESEASSKIEDFYELELNVKGMKSLDESLDDYLSVEELQGDNQYYCDSCATRVDATRSIKLRSLPAVLNFQLKRCIFLPNTTTRKKITSAFYFPEELNMTRRISEHFQSELIYDLSAILIHKGSAANSGHYVAHIKNENTQQWWEFDDEHVSNLGCQPFGKGSSHSAVKPSQTEPLDHSSSDAINILENGNGPAAGGQQQASNTDVTEVKTFSSCDAYMLMYVLRRTKNGDKMSIDSSDDKAKKEACTSSEADSHLPSHLYEEVETLNDSYIDSCNQYKSRKESELNCITERRQEVRSILSKAAVQSPEKSYFWISMDWLRQWADNIMPSIIDNTSLQCTHGKVPVSKIGSMKRLSGEAWTMLFSKYGGGPMLAKDDYCIDCLFEVARSMARADNYRDRRTLMKELAEAALAGVCLDGKLYYISKTWLQQWLRRKTVDSPCDADAGPTASIRCPHGQLMPEQAAGARRVLIPESLWNFIREIAMAVKPDDAVGCSTFILDSEPCAQCNSQLTEVACLEDTLRGFKLKQRQSHERLAMGKSIPILPGSKYFLLPSSWLSKWKSYSNASGKSAPSAEPETLDAVIDLLMCEKHSRLLERPPDLVCKRGSILQKSPATDALTIITNNDWKLFCEDWGGTEAKGITAEIDCLGNEFLGSSEDMAISEEHMNLSDESNAGPESRKPIIKISLEVVEIWPLQD, encoded by the exons ATGGGGCATCATCGTCCGAATACTCGCAGTAAAAATAAAAGGAATAGACCGGATGATTCTGCTGAGGCTACTGCGGaaattttcag AAATATTCTATCTACCAGCCAAGTGACGGAAGATGATGTTAATCAGCTATTCATGATATCGAAACCTGCATGCCAAGGATGTCGTGTCAACACCAAGGATAATCCTAATTGCTTTTGTGGGTTGATTCCACCACCAAATGGAAGTCGCAAATCTGGGTTATGGCAGAAGACATCTGAAGTGGTCAATGCTCTTGGTCCTGATCCTTCAGATGATCGTCGTGCATCCCCAGAGACACCTGCTGGCTTGACAAATCTGGGTGCGACATGCTATGCTAACAGTATTCTGCAATGCTTGTACATGAATAAGTCATTCAGGAAGGGTGTATTCTCTATTGAACCAGATGTTTTGAAACAACAACCTGTGTTAGACCAACTAGCACGACTATTTGCAAAGTTACATTTGAGCAAAATGGCTTATGTAGATTCTGCTCCATTTATCCAAACTCTAGAGCTAGATAATGGTGTTCAGCAGGATAGTCATGAGTTTCTGACCTTGCTCTTCTCTCTGCTTGAGCGATGTTTGAGCCGGTCTAGCGTGTTGAAGGCCAGAACAGTTGTCCAAGATCTTTTCCGCGGAGGTGTGTCACATGTGACTAA GTGCTCAAAATGTGGAAATGAATCTGAAGCTTCATCAAAAATTGAAGACTTCTATGAACTGGAGTTGAATGTCAAGGGTATGAAGAGTTTAGACGAGAGTCTGGACGACTATCTTAGTGTGGAGGAGCTTCAAGGAGATAATCAATATTATTGTGATTCATGTGCCACCCGAGTTGATGCTACCCGTAGCATTAAACTGCGCTCTCTGCCTGCAGTCCTAAATTTCCAGCTCAAGCGTTGCATTTTCCTTCCAAAT ACTACAACGAGGAAGAAAATCACATCTGCGTTTTATTTTCCTGAAGAATTGAATATGACACGGAGGATATCTGAGCATTTCCAATCCGAACTAATATATGACTTGTCAGCCATACTGATCCACAAAGGCTCTGCTGCAAATAGTGGCCACTATGTTGCGCACATTAAAAATGAGAATACACAGCAGTGGTGGGAATTTGATGATGAACATGTTTCGAATTTAGGCTGTCAGCCATTTGGTAAAGGTTCTTCTCATTCTGCTGTCAAGCCTTCTCAAACTGAGCCACTTGACCACTCTTCTTCTGATGCGATTAATATCCTCGAGAATGGAAATGGGCCTGCTGCTGGTGGGCAGCAGCAAGCCTCAAATACTGATGTCACTGAGGTGAAGACCTTCTCGTCTTGCGATGCTTATATGCTGATGTACGTCCTTAGACGTACAAAGAATGGTGATAAAATGTCAATTGACTCTAGTGATGATAAGGCGAAAAAAGAGGCTTGTACATCTTCAGAAGCTGATAGTCATCTTCCATCCCACCTTTATGAGGAGGTAGAAACATTGAATGACTCATATATAGACTCATGTAACCAATACAAATCTAGGAAGGAGTCTGAGCTGAACTGCATCACTGAGCGGAGGCAGGAGGTACGTTCAATCCTTTCTAAAGCTGCAGTCCAATCACCTGAAAAATCTTACTTTTGGATATCTATGGATTGGCTGCGTCAATGGGCAGACAACATCATGCCATC AATCATTGACAACACTTCCTTACAATGCACACATGGGAAAGTACCAGTTTCAAAGATTGGCTCTATGAAGCGGCTGTCTGGTGAAGCTTGGACCATGTTATTCTCTAAG TACGGTGGAGGACCAATGCTGGCCAAGGATGATTACTGCATTGACTGCCTCTTTGAAGTGGCTCGGTCGATGGCCCGTGCAGATAACTACCGGGATCGAAGAACATTAATGAAAGAACTTGCAGAAGCAGCACTTGCAGGGGTTTGTCTAGATGGGAAGTTGTACTACATATCAAAGACATG GTTACAGCAGTGGCTCCGACGGAAGACTGTAGACTCTCCTTGTGATGCTGATGCTGGACCAACAGCTTCAATAAGGTGTCCACATGGACAGCTGATGCCTGAACAGGCTGCTGGCGCTAGGCGTGTGCTAATACCCGAGAGTCTTTGGAATTTTATTCGTGAGATTGCTATGGCAGTAAAACCTGATGACGCTGTGGGTTGTTCAACTTTCATTTTAGACTCTGAGCCCTGTGCTCAATGCAACAGTCAACTCACCGAAGTTGCATGCTTAGAAGATACTCTAAG GGGGTTCAAGCTCAAGCAACGGCAAAGTCATGAGAGATTAGCAATGGGTAAAAGCATACCAATTCTTCCTGGTTCCAAATACTTCTTGTTACCATCTTCTTGGTTGTCTAAATGGAAAAGCTACTCTAATGCAAGTGGCAAAAGTGCTCCTAGTGCTGAACCTGAAACTTTGGATGCCGTCATTGATTTGCTGATGTGTGAAAAG CATTCAAGACTTCTTGAAAGGCCTCCTGATCTGGTTTGCAAACGTGGAAGTATTCTCCAAAAGTCACCTGCT ACGGATGCATTGACAATTATCACCAACAACGATTGGAAATTATTTTGTGAAGATTGGGGTGGTACAGAGGCAAAAGGCATTACAGCTGAAATTGATTGTTTGGGGAATGAATTCCTTGGATCTAGTGAAGACATGGCCATTTCTGAGGAGCATATGAATTTGAGCGACGAATCGAATGCTGGGCCTGAGTCTAGAAAACCCATCATTAAGATTTCACTAGAG GTTGTAGAAATATGGCCCTTACAGGATTGA